A window from Azoarcus sp. DD4 encodes these proteins:
- a CDS encoding ribose ABC transporter permease has product MSQTPTPIAPSVPQPGAARAPHQPTARERFQSTMRAVGMLPVLILLAGGFGVLAEGFLTAQNISIIAQQASINIVLAAGMTFVILTAGIDLSVGSILAAAAVVSVMGSTLPGGGMLGITAGLATGLAFGLMNGSLVAFGKLPPFIVTLGALTAVRGIARLLGDDKTVFNPDLPFAFIGNDNLLGIPWLVWIAAAVIAGSWFILRRTVLGLHIYSVGSNPEAARLSGIKVWKVLLFVYAMSGLLAGLGAVMTSARLLAANGLQLGQSYELDAIAAVILGGTSFVGGVGSILGTLIGALIIAVLTNGLVLLGVSDIWQYIIKGLVIIGAVALDRYRQSGART; this is encoded by the coding sequence ATGAGCCAGACCCCCACGCCGATCGCCCCGTCCGTTCCTCAGCCCGGCGCGGCGCGCGCCCCACACCAGCCGACCGCGCGCGAGCGTTTCCAATCCACGATGCGCGCCGTCGGCATGCTGCCGGTGCTCATCCTGCTTGCTGGCGGCTTCGGCGTGCTGGCCGAAGGCTTCCTCACCGCGCAGAACATCTCCATCATCGCCCAGCAGGCTTCGATCAACATCGTGCTCGCCGCCGGCATGACCTTCGTCATCCTCACCGCCGGCATCGACCTGTCGGTGGGCTCCATCCTCGCCGCCGCCGCGGTGGTGTCGGTGATGGGCTCGACGCTGCCCGGCGGCGGCATGCTGGGCATCACCGCCGGTCTCGCCACCGGGCTGGCCTTCGGCCTGATGAACGGCAGCCTGGTCGCCTTCGGCAAGCTGCCACCCTTCATCGTCACGCTCGGCGCGCTGACCGCGGTGCGGGGCATCGCCCGCCTGCTCGGCGACGACAAGACGGTGTTCAACCCCGACCTGCCCTTCGCCTTCATCGGCAACGACAACCTGCTCGGCATTCCCTGGCTGGTGTGGATTGCCGCCGCAGTGATCGCCGGCTCGTGGTTCATCCTGCGCCGCACCGTGCTCGGCCTGCACATCTACTCGGTCGGCAGCAACCCGGAAGCGGCGCGCCTGTCGGGCATCAAGGTGTGGAAGGTGCTGCTCTTCGTCTATGCGATGTCGGGCCTGCTCGCCGGCCTCGGCGCGGTGATGACCTCCGCGCGGCTGCTCGCCGCCAACGGCCTGCAGCTCGGCCAGTCCTACGAGCTGGACGCGATCGCGGCGGTCATCCTCGGCGGCACCAGCTTCGTCGGCGGCGTCGGCTCCATCCTCGGCACCCTGATCGGCGCGCTCATCATCGCGGTGCTCACCAACGGCCTGGTGCTGCTGGGCGTGTCCGATATCTGGCAATACATCATCAAGGGCCTGGTCATCATCGGCGCGGTCGCGCTCGACCGCTACCGCCAGAGCGGCGCCCGCACCTGA
- a CDS encoding oxidoreductase, whose translation MTKPTAPLQVALVGYGYAGRTLHLPLIQATPGLALHTVVTSRPEEVRDSVPAVKAVPHPADAFADPAIALVVIATPDHTHAALAEAALLAGKHVVVDKPFTLSLADARRLAALAAERGVLLSVFQNRRWDSDFLGLQAMLADGRLGTLSHLESRFDRFRPVPRTQGGRLDRNVWLDLGPHLVDQALLLFGVPARVGGLIVRQREGAEADDWCQMQLDYGRLQVVLGASLLVAGGVPRFAAHGSGGSWIKYGLDEQESQLRAGLLPGAPDWGRDPRPGHLHLGEGRIEDHAVPPGDYRIYYAAVRDALVAQAPNPVTPAQAVATMAVLETGVEAARAGRMLQLPLTAAEIAALAAPLFPPLV comes from the coding sequence ATGACCAAGCCTACCGCTCCGCTGCAGGTCGCGCTCGTCGGCTACGGCTATGCCGGCCGCACGCTGCACCTGCCCCTGATCCAGGCCACACCCGGCCTGGCGCTGCACACCGTGGTGACCAGCCGGCCGGAAGAGGTGCGCGACAGCGTGCCGGCGGTGAAGGCCGTGCCGCACCCGGCCGATGCCTTTGCCGATCCCGCGATCGCGCTGGTGGTGATCGCCACCCCGGACCACACCCATGCCGCGCTGGCCGAGGCGGCCTTGCTGGCCGGCAAGCACGTGGTGGTCGACAAACCCTTCACCCTGAGCCTGGCCGACGCCCGCCGGCTGGCGGCGCTGGCCGCCGAACGCGGGGTGTTGCTGTCGGTGTTCCAGAACCGCCGCTGGGACAGCGACTTTCTCGGCCTGCAGGCGATGCTCGCCGATGGCCGGCTCGGCACGCTGAGTCATCTCGAATCCCGCTTCGACCGCTTCCGGCCGGTGCCGCGCACCCAGGGCGGGCGGCTGGACCGCAATGTCTGGCTGGATCTAGGCCCGCACCTGGTGGATCAGGCACTGCTGCTGTTCGGCGTGCCGGCGCGGGTCGGCGGGCTGATCGTGCGCCAGCGCGAAGGTGCCGAGGCGGACGACTGGTGCCAGATGCAGCTCGACTACGGCCGGCTGCAGGTGGTGCTCGGCGCTTCGCTGCTGGTGGCAGGCGGCGTGCCGCGCTTTGCCGCGCACGGCAGCGGCGGCAGCTGGATCAAGTACGGGCTGGACGAGCAGGAGAGCCAGCTGCGCGCCGGTCTGCTGCCGGGCGCGCCCGACTGGGGCCGCGATCCTCGTCCCGGCCATCTGCATCTTGGGGAGGGGCGGATCGAAGACCATGCGGTGCCGCCGGGCGACTATCGCATCTACTACGCGGCGGTGCGCGACGCGCTGGTCGCGCAGGCACCCAATCCGGTGACGCCGGCGCAGGCGGTCGCCACCATGGCGGTGCTGGAGACCGGGGTGGAGGCTGCACGCGCCGGGCGCATGCTCCAACTGCCGCTGACTGCGGCGGAGATTGCCGCGCTCGCGGCGCCGCTTTTCCCGCCGCTGGTCTGA
- a CDS encoding ABC transporter substrate-binding protein, translating to MFHRKAIAAGIALALVAGLAQAREIKSVGVTVGSLGNPFFVTIAKGAEAKVKELYPNAKVLAVSADYDLNKQFTQIDNFISAGVDLILLNAADPKAIEPAVRKAQKAGIAVVGVDVAAAGADATVQTDNIQAGRIACEYIVKRLNGQGNVVIQNGPQVSAVVDRVTGCKEVLKATPGIKVLSDDQDGKGSREGGMNVMLGHLTRFPKLDAVFTINDPQAIGTDLAARQLKRKGLVIASVDGAPDIENALKTDTQVEASASQDPWAMAQQAVMIGNDVLNGKRPANPMVLIPSTLVTRDNVGSYKGWSSPR from the coding sequence ATGTTCCATCGCAAGGCCATCGCTGCCGGTATCGCCCTCGCCCTCGTTGCCGGCCTCGCCCAGGCGCGCGAGATCAAGTCGGTCGGCGTCACCGTCGGCTCGCTCGGCAACCCCTTCTTCGTCACCATCGCCAAGGGCGCCGAAGCCAAGGTGAAGGAGCTCTACCCCAACGCCAAGGTGCTGGCGGTGTCGGCCGACTACGACCTGAACAAGCAGTTCACCCAGATCGACAACTTCATCTCCGCTGGCGTGGATCTCATTCTGCTGAACGCCGCCGACCCCAAGGCGATCGAGCCGGCGGTACGCAAGGCGCAGAAGGCGGGCATCGCGGTGGTGGGCGTCGACGTGGCTGCCGCCGGGGCGGATGCCACGGTGCAGACCGACAACATCCAGGCCGGCCGCATCGCCTGCGAGTACATCGTCAAGCGCCTCAACGGCCAGGGCAATGTCGTCATCCAGAACGGACCGCAAGTCTCGGCCGTGGTCGACCGGGTCACCGGTTGCAAGGAAGTGCTGAAGGCGACACCCGGCATCAAGGTGCTGTCCGACGACCAGGACGGCAAGGGCTCGCGCGAAGGCGGCATGAACGTGATGCTCGGCCACCTCACCCGCTTCCCCAAGCTCGACGCGGTATTCACCATCAACGACCCGCAGGCCATCGGCACCGACCTCGCCGCCCGCCAGCTCAAACGCAAGGGCCTCGTGATCGCCTCGGTGGACGGCGCCCCCGACATCGAGAACGCGCTCAAGACCGACACTCAGGTCGAAGCCTCGGCCAGCCAGGATCCGTGGGCGATGGCGCAGCAGGCGGTGATGATCGGCAACGACGTGCTCAACGGCAAGCGTCCCGCCAACCCCATGGTGCTGATCCCGTCGACGCTGGTCACCCGCGACAACGTCGGCAGCTACAAGGGCTGGTCGTCGCCGCGCTGA
- a CDS encoding carbohydrate kinase, which produces MFLVCGEALFDVFIGDESNKALHLDARPGGSPFNVAVGLARLGQQVAFLSGLARDMLGERLVRTLSQEGVETGLCPLFDAPTTLGMVELDAAGVPRYAFYGNGAADRLLSRDQLPELDEGVRAIHLGSYATVVEPVAGALEALVRREHDRRLIAYDPNIRLNVEPSVARWRERVDVLTGLAHLVKISDEDLHLLYGATDEAALARRWLAGGCGLVVVTRGAAGASAWNARGRVDVPAPRVATVDTVGAGDTFQAAMLAHLAETGQLDPAALAEMDVEALARLVDFAARAAAITCSRRGADMPRRAEL; this is translated from the coding sequence ATGTTTCTCGTTTGTGGCGAAGCCCTGTTCGACGTCTTCATCGGCGACGAAAGCAACAAGGCCCTGCACCTGGACGCGCGCCCCGGCGGCTCGCCCTTCAACGTCGCCGTCGGGCTCGCCCGCCTCGGCCAGCAGGTCGCCTTCCTCAGCGGCCTGGCGCGGGACATGCTGGGCGAACGCCTGGTGCGCACGCTGTCGCAGGAGGGGGTGGAAACCGGACTGTGTCCGCTGTTCGACGCGCCCACCACGCTGGGCATGGTCGAACTCGACGCTGCCGGCGTGCCGCGCTACGCCTTCTACGGCAACGGCGCGGCCGACCGGCTGCTGAGCCGCGACCAGCTGCCCGAGCTGGACGAGGGCGTTCGCGCCATCCATCTCGGCTCCTACGCCACCGTGGTGGAACCGGTCGCCGGCGCGCTCGAAGCGCTGGTGCGGCGCGAGCACGACCGCCGCCTGATCGCCTACGACCCCAACATCCGGCTCAACGTCGAACCCTCGGTGGCGCGCTGGCGTGAAAGGGTGGACGTGCTGACCGGCCTCGCCCACCTGGTCAAGATCAGCGACGAAGACCTGCACCTGCTCTATGGCGCCACCGACGAAGCAGCGCTCGCCCGGCGCTGGCTGGCCGGCGGCTGCGGCCTGGTGGTCGTCACCCGCGGTGCGGCCGGCGCCAGCGCCTGGAACGCCCGCGGCCGGGTGGATGTGCCGGCGCCGCGCGTCGCCACGGTGGATACCGTCGGCGCCGGCGACACCTTCCAGGCGGCGATGCTGGCGCACCTCGCCGAAACCGGGCAGCTCGACCCGGCGGCGCTGGCCGAGATGGATGTCGAGGCGCTGGCCCGCCTGGTCGACTTCGCGGCGCGCGCGGCGGCCATCACCTGCTCGCGCAGGGGCGCCGACATGCCGCGACGCGCCGAACTCTAA